One genomic window of Lepeophtheirus salmonis chromosome 5, UVic_Lsal_1.4, whole genome shotgun sequence includes the following:
- the LOC121118462 gene encoding very-long-chain 3-oxoacyl-CoA reductase produces MLSLIYYSVVIYSFTKLLLSIFELIYTNFVLEPLDVRKCGGDWALVTGSTDGIGKAYARALASKGLNIILISRTLSKLEGVSQEIKEEFGVKVKIIDVDFSKDPNDYASRIEQEISKLKIGVLVNNVGMSYEHPEEYLDIENGDEVVSKIVSCNITSLNTMVRLVLPQMKNRGRGAVINISSFTALFPFPLLSAYAASKSYVASLTKGLKYEYESMGITVQCILPAYVCSNMSKIRKASLLIPTADDFVKSALKRLGRQSFTSGYWVHEAQSIILGCLPEVLNVKLTYDQLHGIKIKALKKKSKS; encoded by the exons ATGTTATCCCTGATATATTATTCAGttgttatatattcatttactaAGTTGCTTCTATCGATATTTGAATTAATCTACACGAACTTTGTTCTTGAGCCTTTAGACGTACGGAAATGTGGAGGAGATTGGGCACTTGTTACTGGCTCAACGGATGGGATTGGGAAGGCTTATGCTAGGGCTTTGGCTTCTAaaggtttaaatattatattgattagtCGAACGTTGAGTAAGCTAGAAGGAGTGTCccaagaaataaaagaagaatttgGAGTTAAAGTAAAGATAATTGACGTTGATTTCTCAAAGGATCCTAATG ACTACGCAAGTCGCATCGAACAGGAAATATCCAAACTTAAAATAGGAGTGTTGGTAAATAATGTGGGAATGAGCTATGAGCATCCTGAAGAATACTTAGACATTGAAAATGGTGACGAAGTTGTCTCGAAAATTGTATCCTGTAACATCACCTCTCTAAATACCATGGTGAGGCTCGTATTACCTCAAATGAAGAATCGTGGAAGAGGAGCTGTCATAAATATCAGTAGCTTTACAGCTTTGTTCCCGTTTCCCCTTCTCAGTGCTTATGCTGCTAGCAAGTCCTACGTTGCAAGTCTCACTAAAGGACTCAAATATGAGTACGAATCCATGGGAATCACTGTTCAATGTATCCTTCCTGCCTATGTATGTAGTAACATGAGTAAAATTCGTAAAGCCAGTCTCTTGATTCCCACAGCGGATGACTTTGTGAAATCTGCACTTAAAAGACTTGGTAGGCAGTCCTTCACTTCGGGTTACTGGGTACATGAGGCTCAAAGTATCATTCTAGGGTGCCTTCCTGAggtattgaatgtcaaattaaCGTATGACCAGCTACACGGAATCAAAATAAAAGCTCTCAAGAAAAAGAGCAAATCATAA